From a single Mangifera indica cultivar Alphonso chromosome 19, CATAS_Mindica_2.1, whole genome shotgun sequence genomic region:
- the LOC123203289 gene encoding U-box domain-containing protein 30-like, with protein sequence MSLASFKINQDVFIENFLLYHLATVKMPMYESTKFDWSGGGGGQVLDLETAVKDGILGGDVSGPVYTGVADKMDLKIMIQELESIDVPSVFICPISLAPMQEPVTLCTGQTYERSNILKWFSLGRFTCPTTMQELWDNSVTPNNTLQQLIFSWFSIKYAAMKKKSEDVHGRSIEILETLKKVKGQARVQALKELRKLVSIHSTAKKAVVGNNGVGLISFLLGPFTTHAVGSEAIGILVKLDLDLETKKNLMQPAKISLMVDMLNEGTIETKINCTKLIEILMEAGLGSEKVSSCSLLVGLLRLVKDKRHQNGVLAGLGLLKTICSHEAVKYSLVSIGAVPQLVEILPSLSNGCLELALHILEAVSTVAKGRLALKDCPCTIPNVVKLLMRVSESCTQFALSILWAVCKLAPDECAPLAVDAGLAAKLLLVMQSGCSPELKQQSAELLKLCSLNYSASIFLSKCKLTRSLQ encoded by the coding sequence ATGTCTCTTGCttctttcaaaatcaatcaagacGTCTTCATTGAAAACTTTCTCCTTTATCACCTTGCTACAGTTAAAATGCCTATGTATGAGTCAACTAAGTTTGATTGGAGTGGTGGTGGCGGTGGGCAAGTCCTAGATCTAGAAACAGCCGTGAAAGATGGCATTTTAGGTGGTGACGTCAGTGGTCCAGTTTATACTGGTGTTGCAGACAAAATGGATCTGAAGATAATGATACAAGAGCTTGAATCAATTGATGTGCCATCCGTGTTTATCTGTCCAATTTCATTAGCCCCAATGCAAGAACCGGTGACTCTGTGTACCGGCCAGACTTATGAGAGATCCAACATTTTGAAATGGTTCTCCCTCGGCCGTTTCACTTGCCCTACTACGATGCAAGAACTCTGGGACAATTCTGTCACTCCTAACAACACCCTTCAGCAACTCATTTTTTCCTGGTTCTCCATCAAATATGCTGCCATGAAGAAGAAATCAGAGGATGTGCATGGAAGATCTATTGAGATTTTGGAGACTTTAAAGAAAGTTAAAGGTCAAGCTAGAGTTCAAGCTCTTAAAGAGCTTAGGAAGCTTGTAAGTATTCATTCTACTGCTAAAAAGGCTGTTGTTGGTAATAATGGTGTtggtttgatttcttttttgttggGTCCTTTCACTACTCATGCTGTTGGGTCAGAGGCAATTGGGATTCTGGTCAAGCTGGACCTTGATCTGGAAACAAAGAAGAATTTGATGCAGCCAGCAAAGATTTCGTTAATGGTGGATATGCTAAATGAAGGAACCATTGAGACAAAGATTAATTGCACGAAGTTAATCGAAATTTTAATGGAAGCCGGTTTAGGGTCTGAGAAGGTGTCTAGCTGTAGTCTTTTGGTTGGTTTGTTGAGATTAGTGAAGGATAAGAGGCACCAAAACGGGGTATTGGCTGGACTGGGCTTGCTCAAGACAATTTGTTCTCATGAGGCTGTGAAATATTCGCTTGTCAGCATCGGAGCAGTTCCTCAGTTAGTCGAGATACTACCTAGTTTGAGTAATGGGTGTCTGGAGTTAGCACTTCACATACTCGAGGCCGTGTCGACAGTTGCTAAGGGAAGATTGGCTTTGAAAGATTGTCCCTGTACAATACCAAATGTTGTGAAGTTGTTGATGAGGGTTTCTGAAAGTTGTACTCAGTTTGCCTTGTCGATATTATGGGCAGTGTGCAAGCTTGCACCAGATGAATGTGCTCCACTTGCTGTGGATGCAGGTTTGGCGGCCAAGCTACTTCTGGTAATGCAGAGTGGCTGCAGTCCTGAATTGAAGCAGCAGTCAGCAGAGCTCTTGAAATTATGTAGTCTAAATTACTCGGCTTCTATATTCCTTTCAAAGTGTAAGCTTACTAGATCTTTACAGTGA